From Streptosporangium album, the proteins below share one genomic window:
- a CDS encoding type II toxin-antitoxin system RelE/ParE family toxin, translated as MRKQARGFSFCCQTTSPGRKPYGFEIEPEVREWLDNLSDSDFKRVGEVAGLLAEKGTELGGPWSDHLEGPVWELRVRLRDVAARVTYWCTPGRTLVLLTVFRKAKQRDQRQIDRAVQAQKVCERDHHGPVAEIYERKV; from the coding sequence CTGCGAAAACAGGCGAGGGGCTTCTCTTTTTGCTGCCAAACCACCTCGCCAGGTCGTAAGCCGTATGGCTTTGAGATCGAGCCGGAGGTCCGTGAGTGGCTCGACAACCTGAGTGACAGCGACTTCAAGCGGGTTGGCGAGGTAGCTGGTCTACTGGCAGAAAAAGGGACTGAGCTTGGCGGTCCGTGGTCGGACCATCTGGAAGGGCCGGTCTGGGAACTGCGGGTTCGGCTCCGTGATGTTGCAGCTCGGGTGACGTACTGGTGTACTCCGGGTAGGACGCTCGTGTTGCTCACGGTTTTCCGCAAGGCCAAGCAGCGCGATCAACGGCAGATCGACAGGGCGGTCCAGGCGCAGAAGGTCTGTGAACGCGACCATCACGGGCCGGTGGCCGAGATCTATGAGAGGAAGGTGTGA